In Deinococcus aquiradiocola, the genomic stretch GCCGTGTCCGCCGTCGTCGACGAGCATCAGGCGCTGTCCTTCGGGGTCGTCGAAGGTGAGGGTGAGGCGGCCGTCCTGTTCGTGCACGTCGCTGACGGTGACGCCGCTGGCGCTGAGGTGCGCGTGCCACCAGTCGAGGGCGGCGCGGCCGTTGACGCGCAGTCCGGTGCGGGTGACGGTGTGGTTGCCGCGGCGTTCCTGGGGGACGTCCCAGTCGAAGAAGGTGAGGTCGGTGCCGGGGCTGGCTTCGCCGTCGGCGTAGAAGAGGTGGTAGGCGCTGGTGTCGTCCTGGTTGACGCTGCGTTTGACGAGGCGCATGCCGAGCACCTCGGTGTAGAAGCGTTTGTTGTCGCGGATGCGTGAGGAGACGGCGGTGAGGTGGTGGAGGCCGAGAAGGTTTAACATGAAGCGATTATGCACCCCGACACGCCACCGCAATAGGACCCAGGCTGCAGGTGTGTCCAGCGGGGCGACCCGGACTGCTCCAGACCTCGGGCCATATCTATACTCTTTTGAGTAAAATGATCATATGAGTATAAAACTGGCGGTGAACGGCGTTCCGGAACTGTACGCCCTGCTCGGCACCCACCCGGACCTCCCCATCCACGCCATCAAAGCGCCCCTCTCCCCCACCAGCACCCCGGAAGTCGAGCGCGCCCGCCAGCACCGCCCGGTCCTGCTGCACGGCTGGGGACCGCCCGGGTACAGCGTCACCGACGACACCGTGCCCGAGGAGGCCCTCCTCGCGCGGCTCGTCACGCTGAGCGGCACGCCGACCCTGTCCGTGCACCTCGACCCGCGCCACGACGACGGCCACGACGAGGCCGCGCTGCTCGGCCGCATCGCCCGGCAGGCCGACCGGCTGCGCGCCCTGAGCGGCCTGCCGCTCCTGCTCGAGAACGTCCCCTGGCGTCCCGGTACCGGCCGCCCCCGCTGGGGCACCGACCCGGACTTCATCCGGGCCGCGCTGGACGCCGCCCGCGCCGACCTGCTCCTCGACCTCGCGCACGCCCGCGTGGCCGCCCACCACCGCCGCACCGACCCCCGCGCGTACCTCGCCGCCCTGCCGCTGCACCGCGTCCGCGAACTGCACGTCTCCGGACCGCGCACCGGCCCGGACGGCCTGCGGGACCGGCACCTCACGCTGCAGGCAGAAGACTGGGCGCTGCTCGACTGGACGCTCCCCCGCACCCCGCACGCGGCATGGCTCACGCACGAGTACATGGGCCTGCACGCGGACGCCCACCCGCAAGGCCCGGCCGGACCCGCCGCCCTGGCCCGGGACCTGCACCTGCTGGGGCAGCGCGCGGAGGCCACGCCAGTTGTGCCGACCGGCTGAGCCGGGTCCCGCCTCCTGGCGGTCTGGCAGACGCACCGCACGGATGAGGACCGCAACCCGAATGCCCTGTGCCGTCATGGCCGCACAGGTACCCCTGCCCCCGCGACTTGCCCCGCGCAAAGGCAGCCGCTACCCTGGACGGGCACACACAATTTGAATCCGGTTCAAGCAACCCAGATCACAGGAACCCAGACAGGAGTCAACATGCGCACCTGGTGTCCGGCCCTCGCCCTGGCGGTCCTCCTCGCTGCCTGCGGGACGACCACGCCCTCCCTCACCGCCACCACGCCCGCCACCACCGCACCTGCCGTCGGTACGGGGGCCGCCCAGCCGGGCCTCCCGGCCGGGTTCGGCGAGGCGCTCACCGCCACGTCCGCCCGCACCACCGGGACGGCCCTCGGCACGCAGGCGCTCGCCTGCCCCACCACCCTCGCCGCCCCCTACGACGCCAGCACCCTCGACACCGGCCTGTACTGGTACGCACCGTCGGAGTCCGGCGCGCCCGGAGGAGTCGGCTGCAAGGCCCGCAGCGACGGGGCCGCCATCGCGGGCTACTACGACCCCGCCCGCCCCGTGATCGTGTTCGTGCACGGCTGGCAGAACGGCAGCGTGCAGTCCGGCCTCGTGAGCGGCAGCACCCGCACCACCGCCCGCGAGAACTTCTTCTTCCAGGAGAGCGGCACGGACGTCGCGGACGCCTGGATCGCGCGCGGCTGGAACGTCGCGCTGTACCAGTGGACGCAGCTCGCGGACGACGAGGGCACCGTCTCGGCCCCGTACCACGCGCAGGCGAAAATCTGGACGCCCGGCTACACGTACGTGGACACCCTGGGCCGCACGCAGGACATCCGCATGCGGTACCGGGTCGCGGGCGGCGCGTACAGCACCCTCAACATGCCGACCGTCAGTGCGGGCAGCCTCTTCTACACGGCGTACAGGAGTGCCCTCAGCCGCTGGAACTACACGGGCGCGGAGGGCGTCCGGGTGATGGGGCACTCGCTGGGCGCGCAGATGGCGTTGTCGCTCAGCCAGCAGGCGTACGCGGACCCGGCCCTGCCCGCCCGTGAACGCCCCGCCCGGCTGATCCTGGCGGACCCGTACTGGACGCCCGCCACGCCCGCGTACGGACACACGTACGGATTCCTCGCTCCGGACGCGAGTCCCGCCGCGCGCGCCGTGCGGATCGTGACGGCCCTCAAACCGCAGGGCCTGACGGTCGAGTGGCTGAAATCGTCACGCGTGAACGACCTGGGCGGCGACAACAACACGGCACTGGCGGGCATCGTGTCGCGCACCGAGATCTTCCCGGAGTACGTGCTGGACCTCAATCCCGCGACGGGCCTGGCCCGCAAGCACAGCGTCGCGCCGCGCTGGTACCTGTGGTCCGCGAGCTTCGCGCCCGGCGGGGCCGTCAGTGCCGCGAACACCCTGACAGCCGCGCGGAACGTCATGAACGCCGGAGTGCGTTTCGATCAGCAGACCGGGCGGGGCAGCGTCACACCCTCAGACGACACCTTCGTCAGCGCGCCCAACCCATGAAGGCGGCCGGACCGCCCCCGACGGCCGGGTGCCCGGCAGGGCGGTTCAGGGGGTGGCGGTCCAGCGGTCGAAGCCGTCCTCACCGGTGGTGCTGACGGTGGTGCTGCTCGCGCCGCTCGCGTACACGGTCTGGTTGCTCGCCACGCGGTTCCAGCCGCGCCGCAGGTCCAGGCCGTACGTGGCGTTCGCCTGCTGCCCGCGCACGGTGCAGCTCAGGGTGCCGTTCACCTGGGCGGCGTCGCTCGCGTACACGAAGAGGCGCTTGGTGACGCGCACGGGGTCGCTGCCGCCCCGGTCCTCGCTGACGAGCGTGTACGCGTTGCGCGCGCCGCCGGCGGGGTATGCGGTGATGTCGCCCAGACTGTAGAACTTCGCGTTGCCGCTGGACTTGACGGTGCTGCTGCACCCGGCGGGCAGGTCCGGCACGAGGCTGTCCTGCAGGAGCGGCTGCATGGTGGCGTCGTCCGGCAGCTTGAGGGTGAAGCGGCCCACGGTGTCCAGGTCGGCACTCGTGAGGGTCTGGAGGTCGTCGCTGAGAAATTCGGCGCTGCCTGCCCCGTAGGTCCAGCCGCGCACCTCGCCGCGCACCTGGGTGAGGGACTTCCCGCCGCACGCGGCGAGGGTGGGGACGAGCAGGGCGAGCAGCAGGAGGCGCACACGGGCGGCGGGCATGCAGGCAGCATAGCGCCGGGGCCGGGCAGCGTCTGTCCCGGCGTGCAGCGGCGTGGGGAGGCATGCGGGTCGCTGCTCGGGGCCGGGCGGCGGCTTCGCGCTCCACCCGGCCGGACTCCACGGGTCCAGCCCGACCGGGGCTCAGTCCTGCTGCTGCAGGCGTTCCGTCTCGCGTTCGGCGGCGGCCTGGAGTTCTTCGAGCGCCTGGATCTGCTCGCCTCGGGTGGCGGCCGTCTCCGAGACCTGCTTGATGGTCGCCTCGCCGATGCTGCCGAGCTTTTCGAGCTGCTGGCCGCCCTCGGCGTCGAGGTCCGTGATGCGTTCCACCACCTGCTCACCCATGCTGCCGAGCAGGTCGAGTTCCTCCTCGGCACTCAGGTTGTGCAGTTCGCCCAGGCGCGCCTGGTACGAGGCGCTCACCCGGTCGAGTTCCTGCAGCTGTTCCAGCGTGCCCACCTGCGCCCGGGCCGCCTCGATCATCAGGTGCAGGCTGTTGATCTGGTCGCGGACGCGTTCCAGCACGCGCTCCAGGCGGCGGGCGTTCAGGTCGTCGAGCGGCGTGGCGACGATCCCGGCGAGCGCCTCGCGGATCACGCCTTCCAGTTCGTGCGCGGCCGTGATCTGCTCGCTGCCGGAAGCGACGATGCCTTCCAGGGCGCGCTGCTGCCCGTCGCGGCTCTCCTGTCCGGCCGAGATCGGCAGCTGCCGCAGCGACTCGGTCGTGACGCGCACCACCTGCCGCAGCGCGTCGGTGCTCGCGAACTGCTCACGGCCCACCCGGATGATCTCCTCCAGCAGGCTGCTCTGCAGCCACCCGGCCGCGCCGACGTGCTCGCGGGCACGCGCCTCGTTCAGACGGCGCTGCTGCTCGACCGTGCGGGCGTTCAGCTGCTCCAGAGCTTGGGTGGTCGAGTCCTGCAGGGTGGCGGTGACGGCGTCGCTCATGTGGGCTCCATGATGTCGCGTGAGGGCAGCCGCGCGTGGTGGTTCCCACACATTCCCCGCCGGGGGACTTGAGGGCCAAGGGGATCACCTGTACACTGGAAGAGTTTGCCCCGGTGAATCCGGGAGCGAGTAAGGAGCTGTGAAGGTCTCTTTACGGGCGCGGCACCCACGCGGGTGGGACGCGCACCGACTGGGGCCGTCCGCCAGCCAGGAGTGAACATGACCATGCGAATCAACAAGGGCGCGATCCTGCGCTCCATCGAGCAGCCCCACATCAAGACCGACCTCCCCGACTTCCAGCCCGGCGACACCGTCCGCGTGGAAACCAAGGTCGTGGAAGGCGCCCGCACCCGCAACCAGGCCTTCGAGGGCGTCGTCATCGCCATCAACGGCTCCGGCAGCCGCAAGAGCTTCACCGTCCGCAAGATCAGCTTCGGTGAGGGCGTGGAGCGCGTCTTCCCCTTCAGCAGCCCCCTGGTCGCCAAGGTGACCGTGCTGGAGCGCGGCAAGGTCCGCCGCGCCAAGCTGTACTACCTCCGCGACCTGCGCGGCAAGGCCGCCCGCATCAAGAACGACCGCGGCCGCGTGATGAAGGACGCCGCCCGCGCCCAGCGCGCCAAGCAGGACGCGGCCGACAAGGCTGCCGCCGACAAGGCCACGCCCGCCGAAGCGCCCGCCCAGGACGCCAGCGCCGAGAGCAGCGCCGAATAACCCCACACCCTCAGGTTCAGCACGCCCCCCGGAGACCCGCGACTCCGGGGGGCGTCTGCTGCATCCCGCACCCCCCGTACCTGCGCCCGTGCGCGTCACCCGGCAGGTAACCCGGCCGCGCCCCGCTGGCCCGGCCCGGTGGGGTAGCATGACCCGAAAGTCACACCCACCCCCCAGGAGGAATTCATGAAGAACCCCGTACGTGTCGCCGTCACCGGCGCTGCCGGTCAGATCGGTTACAGCCTGCTCTTCCGTATCGCGAGCGGCGCGATGCTCGGCGACGACCAGCCCGTCATCCTGCAGCTGCTGGAAGTCACGCCCGCCCTCAAGGCCCTGAACGGCGTGGTCATGGAACTCCAGGACGGCGCGTACCCGCTGCTGGCGGGCGTCGTCACGAGCGACGACCCCATGGTCGCCTTCAAGGACGCCGACTACGCCCTGCTGGTGGGCGCCATGCCCCGCAAGGCCGGCATGGAGCGCGGCGACCTGCTCTCCGCGAACGGCGGCATCTTCAAGCCGCAGGGCGAGGCGCTCAGCGAAGTGGCCAGTCCGGACGTGAAGGTCCTCGTGGTCGGCAACCCCGCCAACACCAACGCCCTGATCGCGCAGCAGAACGCCCCCAAACTCAAGCCCGAGCAGTTCACGGCCATGGTCCGCCTCGACCACAACCGCGCCCTGTCGCAGCTGAGCGCCAAGACCGGCAAGCCCGTCAGCGGCATCCGCAGGATGACCATCTGGGGCAACCACTCCAGCACCCAGTACCCGGACCTGTCGCAGACGACGGTGGACGGCACGCCCGCCCTGGACCTCGTGGATCAGGCGTGGTACGAGGGCGACTTCATCCCGACCGTCGCGAAGCGCGGCGCGGCCATCATCGAGGCGCGCGGCGCGAGCAGTGCCGCGAGCGCCGCGAGTGCCGCCATCGACCACATGCGCAACTGGGCGCTCGGCACGGCCGAGGGTGACTGGGTCAGCATGGGCATCCCCTCCGACGGCAGCTACGGCGTGCCCGAAGGCCTGATCTACGGCTTCCCCGTCACCGTCAAGGATGGCGTGTACAGCATCGTGCAGGGCCTGCCCGTCAGCGACTTCAGCCGCCGCATGATGGACGCCACCGCCAAGGAACTCACCGAGGAACGCGACGCCGTGCGCGACCTCGGCCTGGTGAAGTAACCGCACCTCAGGACACACAGCGCGCCGCCCGACTGAACGAGTCGGGCGGCGCGCTTCTGTCCCGGCCGGGCGTGCAGTGGAGATGCACGCCCTCGGTGTGCCTACAGGCCGAAGAGGCGGCGGTAGAACTCCACGAGCGGCGCGCCGAACATCAGGGCGATCAGCGCGCCGAGCGCGAGGTACGGGCCGAACTTCAGGCGGTTCTCCTTCAGGATCAGCAGCTGCAGGACGCCGAGCACGGCGCCCGCCACGATGGCGACGACGACGGCCACGATCAGGTTCTCCCAGCCGAGGAACGCGCCGATCATCGCGGCGAGCTTCACGTCTCCGAAGCCCATGGCGGCCGGGTCGTAGTCGTCGCTGTCGTCTTCCTGCTGTCCGGTGACGATGGGGTGCAGCCACCAGTACAGGCCGCACAGCAGGGCCATGCCGCCCGCGGCGGCGAGGCCGCCCTGCACCATCAGGATCAGGCCGGGGCCGTAGCCGCTGGTGCCGAGCACGAGGCTCAGGAGTGTCCCGCCGAGCGTGAGCCATTCGGGGACGCGTACGGCGCGGCGCGCGGCGAGGTTCACGGCGACGCTGACCGCGCCGACCGCGATGCCCGCCCACGCGCCCAGCCACGTGCCGGCCAGCAGGGCGAGCGCGATCTGCTGGTACCCGAGGGGCGCTTCGGGGAAGCTGCGTTCGCGGGCGCGGCGCATGACCCACGAGCCGAACAGGTCGATCACGATGAGCAGGCCCGCGCCGAGCAGCATGCCGCGCAGCGCTTCCGCGAAGACGGGCAGGCCGTCCGCGTGCGTGCGGGCGTTCACGAGGCCGAACAGCAGGCCGATGCCCGCGCCGGGCAGGCTGACCTCGTCGGGGATGCTGTACGTCTCCTGGTCGATGACGGACGCGACGAGCAGCAGCGTGAACAGCAGGCACAGGCCGAGCAGGCTCGCGCCGACCTGCGAGTACGGGAACATCAGGCTCAGGATCAGGTACCCGGCGCCGGTC encodes the following:
- the rplS gene encoding 50S ribosomal protein L19, coding for MRINKGAILRSIEQPHIKTDLPDFQPGDTVRVETKVVEGARTRNQAFEGVVIAINGSGSRKSFTVRKISFGEGVERVFPFSSPLVAKVTVLERGKVRRAKLYYLRDLRGKAARIKNDRGRVMKDAARAQRAKQDAADKAAADKATPAEAPAQDASAESSAE
- a CDS encoding prepilin peptidase — translated: MIPDTLVTVIVAVLGLLIGSFSNVLIWRLPRRESINFPPSHCPNCDHALAPLDLVPVLSWAALRGRCRYCRAPISPRYPVVELVTGAGYLILSLMFPYSQVGASLLGLCLLFTLLLVASVIDQETYSIPDEVSLPGAGIGLLFGLVNARTHADGLPVFAEALRGMLLGAGLLIVIDLFGSWVMRRARERSFPEAPLGYQQIALALLAGTWLGAWAGIAVGAVSVAVNLAARRAVRVPEWLTLGGTLLSLVLGTSGYGPGLILMVQGGLAAAGGMALLCGLYWWLHPIVTGQQEDDSDDYDPAAMGFGDVKLAAMIGAFLGWENLIVAVVVAIVAGAVLGVLQLLILKENRLKFGPYLALGALIALMFGAPLVEFYRRLFGL
- a CDS encoding multinuclear nonheme iron-dependent oxidase, giving the protein MSIKLAVNGVPELYALLGTHPDLPIHAIKAPLSPTSTPEVERARQHRPVLLHGWGPPGYSVTDDTVPEEALLARLVTLSGTPTLSVHLDPRHDDGHDEAALLGRIARQADRLRALSGLPLLLENVPWRPGTGRPRWGTDPDFIRAALDAARADLLLDLAHARVAAHHRRTDPRAYLAALPLHRVRELHVSGPRTGPDGLRDRHLTLQAEDWALLDWTLPRTPHAAWLTHEYMGLHADAHPQGPAGPAALARDLHLLGQRAEATPVVPTG
- a CDS encoding malate dehydrogenase — its product is MKNPVRVAVTGAAGQIGYSLLFRIASGAMLGDDQPVILQLLEVTPALKALNGVVMELQDGAYPLLAGVVTSDDPMVAFKDADYALLVGAMPRKAGMERGDLLSANGGIFKPQGEALSEVASPDVKVLVVGNPANTNALIAQQNAPKLKPEQFTAMVRLDHNRALSQLSAKTGKPVSGIRRMTIWGNHSSTQYPDLSQTTVDGTPALDLVDQAWYEGDFIPTVAKRGAAIIEARGASSAASAASAAIDHMRNWALGTAEGDWVSMGIPSDGSYGVPEGLIYGFPVTVKDGVYSIVQGLPVSDFSRRMMDATAKELTEERDAVRDLGLVK